Proteins co-encoded in one Prevotella sp. E13-27 genomic window:
- a CDS encoding anthranilate synthase component II, whose protein sequence is MKIVIIDNYDSFTYNLSHLVKELGAEVTVLRNDQFELSDLESYSKIILSPGPGIPSEAGLLLDVIKTYAGKKPILGVCLGHQAIGEAFGGRLENLSDVFHGVATPCHIVADDPIFSGIERDITIGRYHSWVVSKEQLPECLEVTAVSDEGQIMALRHRELNIRGIQFHPESVLTPNGKKMLQNWLFL, encoded by the coding sequence ATGAAAATTGTAATCATAGACAACTACGACTCGTTTACCTATAACCTGAGTCATTTAGTGAAAGAGTTGGGCGCCGAAGTCACCGTTCTGCGCAACGACCAATTTGAATTGTCAGACCTGGAGTCATACAGCAAAATCATTCTTTCGCCTGGCCCAGGTATACCATCAGAGGCAGGACTGCTGCTGGATGTGATCAAGACTTATGCCGGCAAGAAGCCTATACTGGGCGTGTGTCTGGGACATCAGGCCATCGGTGAGGCATTCGGCGGACGGCTGGAGAATTTGAGCGACGTGTTTCATGGTGTGGCAACACCTTGCCACATAGTGGCAGACGATCCAATCTTCAGCGGCATTGAGCGCGACATCACCATAGGCCGTTATCACTCTTGGGTAGTGTCGAAGGAGCAACTGCCCGAATGCTTAGAAGTTACAGCCGTCTCAGACGAGGGTCAGATCATGGCACTACGCCATCGCGAACTGAATATCCGCGGCATACAGTTCCATCCCGAGAGTGTCCTTACCCCTAATGGTAAGAAGATGCTACAGAACTGGCTCTTCCTATAA
- a CDS encoding anthranilate synthase component I family protein, whose amino-acid sequence MNTFNYTTTSKTILADLYTPVGVYMRLRDLYPQSALMESSDYHEKDNSRSFIGIDPMASVAIGHGQATITYPDGSTLTHEVNKEYRSDKAIHELIDRIHVEGDDAKMCGLFGYTSFNAVRYFEDINVKDETQAKNDAPDLLYILYKVVIVFDHFNNTLKIVNLEVRGENGEVREDSAIDNILKAMNKANVKAYDFHPVGDVRSTLTDDEHRENIRRGIKHCLRGDVFQIVLSRRFIQKYEGDDFKLYRALRSINPSPYLFYFDFGGFRIFGSSPETHCRIISGKRLEVRGERIDSLQNNSLTSRHSPLTSYIAYIDPIAGTTKRTGDAEADRRGAEYLRNDPKENAEHVMLVDLARNDLSRNCHGVKVDFYKDLQYYSHVIHLVSRVSGELDNGADPIKAFIDTFPAGTLSGAPKVRAMQLISEYEPHNRGAYGGCIGYIGLDGSLNQAITIRTFVSRNGELWFQAGGGIVAKSDVEYELQEVNNKLGALRKAIIKAEEL is encoded by the coding sequence ATGAATACATTCAATTATACGACAACATCGAAGACGATCCTGGCGGATTTGTATACGCCGGTGGGAGTATATATGCGACTGCGTGACCTATATCCGCAGAGTGCTCTGATGGAGAGCTCTGACTATCACGAGAAGGACAACTCACGTTCGTTTATCGGCATCGACCCTATGGCCAGCGTGGCTATCGGGCACGGACAGGCTACTATCACATACCCTGACGGCAGCACACTCACCCATGAGGTAAACAAGGAGTATCGCAGCGACAAGGCGATACACGAATTGATAGACCGCATACACGTGGAGGGCGACGACGCCAAGATGTGCGGACTGTTCGGCTATACCAGTTTCAACGCTGTGCGCTACTTCGAGGATATCAACGTAAAGGACGAGACACAGGCCAAGAACGATGCACCCGACTTGCTATATATATTATATAAGGTGGTGATAGTATTCGACCACTTTAACAATACTCTGAAGATTGTGAACTTAGAGGTGAGAGGTGAGAACGGAGAGGTGAGAGAAGACTCTGCTATTGATAACATCTTGAAGGCGATGAACAAGGCCAACGTGAAGGCATACGACTTCCACCCTGTAGGTGATGTACGTTCTACGCTAACCGATGATGAGCATCGCGAGAATATCCGTCGTGGCATCAAACATTGTCTGCGTGGCGACGTGTTCCAGATTGTACTGAGTCGCAGATTTATCCAGAAATATGAGGGTGATGACTTCAAACTCTATCGTGCACTGCGTAGCATTAATCCCTCGCCTTATCTGTTCTACTTCGACTTCGGCGGATTCCGAATCTTCGGTTCATCACCCGAGACACACTGCAGGATAATTAGTGGTAAGAGGTTAGAGGTTAGAGGTGAGAGAATAGACTCGCTGCAAAACAATTCTCTTACCTCTCGCCACTCACCTCTCACCTCTTATATCGCCTACATCGACCCGATTGCAGGAACAACAAAGCGTACTGGCGATGCTGAGGCCGATCGCCGTGGTGCCGAATACCTGCGCAACGACCCCAAAGAGAATGCCGAGCATGTGATGCTTGTCGACCTCGCTCGCAACGACCTGAGCCGTAACTGTCATGGGGTGAAGGTGGATTTCTATAAGGATCTGCAGTACTATAGTCATGTGATACATCTGGTGAGCCGTGTGAGCGGTGAACTCGACAATGGTGCTGACCCCATCAAAGCATTTATCGATACCTTCCCTGCCGGTACACTGAGTGGAGCTCCGAAGGTACGCGCCATGCAACTCATCTCCGAGTACGAGCCACATAACCGAGGCGCTTACGGCGGTTGTATAGGTTATATCGGCCTTGATGGTTCACTGAACCAGGCCATCACCATACGTACTTTTGTCTCGCGTAATGGTGAGCTTTGGTTCCAAGCTGGTGGCGGCATCGTAGCCAAGAGCGATGTTGAGTACGAACTGCAGGAGGTGAACAATAAACTGGGAGCACTGCGCAAGGCAATCATTAAAGCTGAAGAATTATGA
- the trpB gene encoding tryptophan synthase subunit beta yields the protein MSNYQVDKNGFYGEFGGAYVPEILYKCVHDLQEAYLPIIESEEFKAEYHALLKDYVGRPSPLYYAKRMSEQYGCQLYLKREDLNHTGAHKINNTIGQILLAKKMGKTRIIAETGAGQHGVATATVCALMNMKCEVFMGATDVERQHTNVERMKMLGAEVHPVRTGNMTLSDACSEAIRDWCCHPADTFYIVGSTMGPHPYPDLVARMQSVISEEIKWQLEEKIGRDYPDYLIACIGGGSNAAGTIYHYMDDERVKIVLAEAGGHGWNTDYTAATIHKGTTGILHGAKMLVMQDEDGQIQEAFTISAGLDYPGVGPMHCNMAKKGRTKVLSINDDEAIYGGYELTRMEGIIPAIESAHAIAALKKLQFKKDDVVVLTVSGRGDKDVETYLKNKQMAKEYGNF from the coding sequence ATGAGCAATTATCAAGTAGATAAAAACGGTTTCTATGGAGAGTTCGGTGGCGCTTATGTGCCTGAGATTCTCTACAAGTGCGTACATGATTTACAGGAGGCTTACTTGCCCATTATCGAGAGTGAGGAGTTCAAGGCAGAGTATCATGCACTGCTGAAGGACTATGTGGGAAGACCAAGTCCACTGTATTATGCAAAGCGCATGAGTGAGCAGTATGGTTGTCAGCTCTATCTGAAACGTGAAGACCTGAACCACACGGGAGCGCACAAGATTAACAATACCATCGGACAGATTCTTCTTGCAAAGAAGATGGGTAAGACGCGTATCATTGCTGAGACAGGTGCAGGACAACACGGTGTAGCGACGGCTACGGTGTGTGCATTGATGAACATGAAGTGCGAGGTCTTCATGGGTGCTACTGATGTGGAACGACAGCACACGAACGTGGAGCGTATGAAGATGCTGGGTGCCGAGGTACATCCAGTTCGTACTGGTAACATGACGCTGAGTGACGCTTGCTCGGAGGCTATTCGCGACTGGTGCTGTCATCCTGCAGATACCTTCTATATCGTTGGCTCTACTATGGGTCCCCATCCCTATCCTGACCTCGTGGCTCGTATGCAGAGCGTTATCTCAGAGGAAATTAAGTGGCAACTAGAGGAAAAGATAGGTCGCGACTATCCTGACTACCTCATTGCCTGCATCGGTGGTGGCTCAAATGCTGCAGGAACCATCTATCACTATATGGATGATGAGCGCGTAAAGATTGTACTTGCTGAGGCTGGAGGTCACGGTTGGAACACGGACTATACAGCGGCTACCATCCATAAAGGCACCACAGGTATCCTGCACGGCGCAAAGATGCTGGTGATGCAGGATGAGGACGGACAGATTCAGGAGGCATTCACAATCTCTGCTGGTCTTGACTATCCAGGCGTGGGACCGATGCATTGTAACATGGCAAAGAAGGGACGTACCAAGGTGTTGAGCATCAACGACGACGAGGCCATCTACGGCGGTTACGAGCTGACACGCATGGAGGGTATCATACCCGCTATCGAGAGCGCACACGCCATAGCTGCGCTGAAGAAGCTGCAGTTTAAGAAGGACGACGTGGTGGTGCTGACAGTGAGTGGTCGTGGCGATAAGGACGTGGAGACTTATCTTAAGAACAAACAAATGGCAAAGGAGTACGGGAATTTTTAA